A genomic segment from Tessaracoccus defluvii encodes:
- a CDS encoding alanine racemase: MKGWNDGPWKRWTAATQAEDPPYAVLDRAALLANADDLIRRAGGTPIRLASKSLRVRGVLEELLGRPGFAGVLAYTLPEALWLAETCPDVVVGYPTADRRALAALAASGTACARVTLMVDAVAQLDLIDAVAPPGTRPEIRVCLELDAAWHGPRPLGRVGAWRSPLRTPAEVTALAEQVVARPGFRLVGLMAYEAQIAGVADRVRGQRASNRVIAWMKERSAAELAERRAATVAALGAVADLEFVNGGGTGSLETTTLEGAVTEVAAGSGLFAGHYFDSYAAFTPRTATGFALSVVRKPRRDCVTVLGGGWIASGPPGDDRLPLVAYPPSLRMLHREGAGEVQTPLQGEGALSLRVGDRVWFRHAKSGELSEHVREFVVVDGTSVVDRLPTYRGEGKAFL; the protein is encoded by the coding sequence GTGAAGGGCTGGAACGATGGCCCCTGGAAGCGGTGGACCGCCGCGACCCAGGCGGAGGATCCGCCGTACGCCGTCCTCGACCGGGCTGCGCTGCTGGCCAACGCCGATGACCTGATCCGCCGGGCCGGCGGCACGCCGATCCGGCTCGCCAGCAAGTCCCTGCGGGTGCGGGGAGTGTTGGAGGAGCTGCTGGGCCGTCCCGGCTTCGCCGGCGTGCTCGCCTACACGCTCCCGGAGGCGCTGTGGCTCGCTGAGACGTGTCCCGACGTCGTCGTCGGCTACCCGACGGCGGACCGGAGGGCGCTGGCGGCGCTCGCCGCGTCCGGGACGGCCTGCGCGAGGGTGACGCTCATGGTCGACGCTGTCGCGCAGCTCGACCTCATCGATGCCGTCGCCCCGCCCGGCACGCGCCCGGAGATCCGGGTCTGCCTCGAGCTCGACGCGGCCTGGCACGGACCCCGGCCGCTGGGCCGGGTCGGCGCCTGGCGCTCGCCGTTGCGCACCCCTGCCGAGGTCACGGCCCTGGCGGAGCAGGTCGTCGCGCGGCCCGGGTTCCGCCTGGTGGGGCTGATGGCCTACGAGGCGCAGATCGCGGGCGTGGCGGACCGGGTCCGCGGCCAGCGCGCCAGCAACCGGGTCATCGCCTGGATGAAGGAGCGTTCTGCCGCGGAACTCGCCGAGCGGCGGGCGGCGACGGTGGCCGCCCTCGGCGCGGTCGCGGACCTGGAGTTCGTCAACGGCGGCGGCACCGGGTCCCTGGAGACGACGACCCTCGAAGGCGCCGTCACCGAGGTGGCCGCGGGGAGCGGACTGTTCGCCGGGCACTACTTCGACTCCTACGCGGCCTTCACGCCGCGGACGGCGACGGGATTCGCGCTGTCGGTGGTGCGCAAGCCGCGCCGCGACTGCGTCACCGTGCTCGGCGGGGGCTGGATCGCCTCGGGCCCGCCGGGCGACGACCGGCTTCCGCTGGTCGCCTACCCTCCGTCGCTGCGGATGCTGCACCGCGAGGGCGCAGGCGAGGTGCAGACCCCCCTCCAGGGTGAGGGCGCCCTCTCGCTCCGCGTCGGGGATCGCGTGTGGTTCCGGCACGCCAAGTCCGGCGAGCTGAGCGAGCACGTCCGTGAGTTCGTGGTTGTCGACGGGACCTCCGTCGTCGACCGGCTTCCCACCTACCGGGGCGAAGGAAAGGCATTCCTGTGA
- a CDS encoding MFS transporter, with protein MSTSAGAAAPSATLPRVTGLWLTLFALAWFGYWMLVMLPGQFLIVKLASVLDPNDKVGIGSLLIILMAMVLVVAVPVVGWLCDRTRTRFGRRRLWALGGLITATVPFAFVGYQQSWQGAAVLLTLVGLGEAAVLVSLSAVIADRVPEDQRGRASAAMGLPQVFSLAIGMVIVTELVPEVGPSWLVIAVIAALCPVPFLITYRERPPSGDEPRPSPWRWHPTALRGYRDLGWAGLSRVLVNVGNLVGTTYLLFFLSDELRMPDPDGALMILILVYLAGCAVATWAGGLLTDRWRRRRALVAVCAGLQVVAALLLALLPTWEATLVAGVLLGVGYGAFLSVDQALLTDVLPDPETRARDLGIVNSAQHLPIAPLVGWAVLSVAGYTELYLVAAAIMAVGGIVVFRVKGVR; from the coding sequence TTGTCCACCTCGGCCGGGGCGGCTGCGCCGTCCGCGACGCTGCCACGCGTCACCGGGCTCTGGCTGACGCTGTTCGCGTTGGCCTGGTTCGGCTACTGGATGCTGGTCATGCTGCCGGGCCAGTTCCTCATCGTGAAGCTCGCCAGCGTGCTGGACCCGAACGACAAGGTGGGCATCGGGTCGCTGCTGATCATCCTGATGGCGATGGTGCTGGTCGTCGCGGTGCCGGTCGTCGGCTGGTTGTGCGACCGGACGCGGACCCGCTTCGGGCGGCGCCGGCTGTGGGCTCTCGGAGGGCTCATCACGGCGACGGTGCCGTTCGCCTTCGTGGGCTACCAGCAGTCCTGGCAGGGCGCCGCGGTGCTGCTGACCCTGGTCGGCCTCGGGGAGGCCGCCGTCCTCGTGTCGCTGTCCGCCGTCATCGCCGACCGGGTCCCCGAGGATCAGCGGGGCCGGGCATCGGCCGCCATGGGGCTTCCGCAGGTGTTCTCGCTCGCCATCGGGATGGTCATCGTCACGGAACTGGTGCCGGAGGTGGGGCCGAGCTGGCTGGTCATCGCCGTCATCGCGGCGCTCTGCCCGGTGCCGTTCCTGATCACCTACCGGGAGCGGCCTCCGAGCGGGGACGAGCCGCGTCCGAGCCCCTGGCGCTGGCACCCGACGGCGCTGCGTGGCTACCGCGACCTCGGCTGGGCCGGCCTGTCACGCGTGCTGGTCAACGTGGGCAACCTCGTCGGCACCACCTACCTGTTGTTCTTCCTGTCCGACGAGCTGCGCATGCCCGATCCCGACGGCGCGCTGATGATCCTGATCCTCGTCTACCTGGCCGGCTGCGCCGTCGCCACCTGGGCCGGCGGCCTGCTGACCGACCGGTGGCGGCGACGGCGGGCGCTGGTAGCGGTGTGCGCCGGCCTCCAGGTCGTCGCCGCCCTGCTGCTGGCGCTGCTGCCGACGTGGGAGGCGACCCTGGTGGCGGGTGTCCTGCTCGGCGTCGGCTACGGGGCGTTCCTGTCCGTGGATCAGGCGCTGCTCACCGACGTGCTCCCCGACCCGGAGACCAGGGCCCGGGATCTGGGCATCGTGAACTCCGCGCAGCACCTGCCGATCGCCCCGCTGGTCGGCTGGGCGGTGCTGTCGGTGGCCGGCTACACCGAGCTGTACCTGGTGGCCGCCGCGATCATGGCCGTCGGCGGGATCGTCGTCTTCCGCGTGAAGGGGGTCCGGTGA
- a CDS encoding family 1 glycosylhydrolase, whose amino-acid sequence MDLRGYFVWSLLDNWEWAAGFTQRFGLVHVDFDSGERTPKSSFRWLRSLLDARGRG is encoded by the coding sequence GTGGACCTGCGCGGCTACTTCGTGTGGTCGCTGCTGGACAACTGGGAATGGGCGGCCGGCTTCACGCAACGGTTCGGGCTCGTGCACGTCGACTTCGACAGCGGGGAGCGGACGCCGAAGTCGTCGTTCCGGTGGCTGCGCTCCCTGCTCGACGCACGCGGACGGGGCTGA
- a CDS encoding TetR/AcrR family transcriptional regulator: MPRIAVEERRQLLVAAALRVVSERGLEAATTRAIVGEAGMSLASFHYAFGSRDELIDRLIDEVLVVEEAAILPAATAGGSLEDLIAAGLNGYLGHLRADPAREQVMLELALHALRTGSPLAARQYAQYTRIALRSLQLAARATGRRWATPPETVAALLVALTDGLTLTWLVSRDDATAEAVVAAAARAVAALAHPDPDEPAKDEDHD; encoded by the coding sequence ATGCCACGCATCGCGGTGGAGGAGCGGCGGCAGCTGCTCGTCGCGGCCGCGCTGCGCGTGGTGTCCGAGCGCGGCCTCGAGGCCGCCACCACCAGGGCCATCGTCGGCGAGGCCGGCATGTCGCTGGCCAGCTTCCACTACGCCTTCGGCTCACGCGACGAACTGATCGACCGGCTGATCGACGAGGTCCTCGTGGTGGAGGAGGCGGCGATCCTTCCCGCCGCCACCGCCGGAGGCTCGCTGGAGGACCTGATCGCGGCCGGGCTGAACGGCTACCTCGGGCACCTGCGGGCCGACCCCGCGCGGGAACAGGTGATGCTCGAGCTCGCCCTCCATGCGCTGCGGACGGGCAGCCCTCTCGCCGCCCGCCAGTACGCCCAGTACACGCGGATCGCCCTGCGGTCGCTGCAGTTGGCGGCCCGGGCGACCGGCCGACGCTGGGCGACCCCGCCCGAGACGGTGGCGGCCCTGCTCGTCGCCCTGACGGACGGGCTGACGCTGACCTGGCTCGTCTCCCGTGACGACGCGACCGCAGAGGCGGTGGTCGCGGCCGCCGCCCGCGCCGTCGCAGCCCTGGCCCACCCCGACCCCGATGAACCTGCGAAGGACGAGGACCATGACTGA
- a CDS encoding excinuclease ABC subunit UvrA — protein MTRGRVGVVEVRGARVHNLRGIDVDIPLETLVAIAGVSGSGKSSLAMGVLYAEGSRRYVEALSTYTRRRIGQTAHPDVDLVRHVPAALALRQRPGVPGVRSTFGTSTELLNVVRLMFSRLASHVCRNGHRQPPTLAVAAEEPIVCAVCGVGVDAPGAEALAFNSGGACPTCQGIGTVREVDDATLIRDEGLSLDEGTVLPWQAFGFNVQPLIAREFGVRTDVPWRDLTDAEREIVLNGPAEKKHIAVTSKKGLHELDFTFRNARLTVTEELKRAVDERRLARVSRFLQERTCPDCAGTRLSPAAAAPRIGPLGLAEVSALTLEDLVAWAADVPAGLPADMEPLARSLVDVLLAMSRRLLDLGLGYLSLDRAASTLSTGERQRVQLARAVRNETTGILYVLDEPSIGLHPANVVGLQGVIADLLADGNSVVLVDHDPLVLREAAHLIEIGPGAGRDGGTVIASGTVDDLDRNPASRIGGYLTGRRRVVARTPVAEADVFAPGTIRLTTGPLHTVSALEVAIPRGRLTAVTGVSGSGKTTLVLDGLVPAVRADGAARPGHVLSVEAEGIGRVEVVDATPIGINSRSTVATYSGVLDELRRAYARLDSAEAAGLGVGDFSYNTGSLRCQRCEGTGEISLDVQFLPDVDIACTECGGRRYGPAAALHRRPSADGGGSLTLPELLALTVDDALPHVADLTKVGARLAALRDVGLGYLTLGEATPTLSGGEAQRLKLATELGRAQSTTLFVLDEPTVGLHPDDVAVLLGVLQRLLDRGGTVVVIEHDLDLIANADHVIDLGPGGGAAGGRIVATGTPAQVAASPASVTGRYLAGHLAIPVDGYSAASSQASSSSA, from the coding sequence GTGACGCGGGGGCGCGTCGGCGTCGTCGAGGTGCGTGGTGCCCGGGTGCACAACCTGCGCGGCATCGACGTCGACATACCGCTCGAGACACTGGTGGCGATCGCCGGCGTCTCCGGCTCCGGCAAGTCGTCGCTGGCGATGGGCGTGCTCTACGCCGAGGGTTCCCGCCGCTACGTCGAGGCCCTGTCGACCTACACGCGGCGCCGGATCGGCCAGACCGCGCACCCGGACGTCGACCTGGTGCGGCACGTGCCGGCCGCGCTGGCCCTGCGGCAGCGTCCCGGCGTGCCGGGGGTGCGGTCCACCTTCGGCACCTCCACCGAACTGCTGAACGTGGTCCGCCTCATGTTCTCCCGGCTCGCCTCACACGTGTGCCGCAACGGTCACCGGCAACCCCCAACGCTGGCGGTCGCGGCTGAGGAGCCGATCGTGTGCGCAGTGTGCGGGGTGGGCGTCGACGCGCCCGGCGCCGAGGCGCTGGCCTTCAACTCGGGGGGCGCCTGCCCGACCTGTCAGGGCATCGGGACCGTCCGCGAGGTCGACGACGCCACCCTCATCCGGGACGAGGGCCTCAGCCTCGACGAGGGCACCGTCCTGCCCTGGCAGGCCTTCGGGTTCAACGTGCAGCCGTTGATCGCCCGCGAGTTCGGGGTCCGCACCGACGTGCCCTGGCGGGACCTGACCGACGCCGAGCGCGAGATCGTGCTGAACGGCCCCGCAGAGAAGAAGCACATCGCCGTCACCTCGAAGAAGGGCCTGCACGAGCTCGACTTCACCTTCCGCAACGCCCGCCTCACCGTCACCGAGGAGCTGAAGCGGGCCGTCGACGAACGACGTCTCGCCCGGGTCAGCCGCTTCCTGCAAGAACGGACGTGCCCCGACTGCGCCGGCACCCGGCTGTCTCCCGCCGCGGCCGCGCCGCGCATCGGCCCGTTGGGCCTCGCCGAGGTGAGTGCCCTGACGCTGGAGGACCTGGTCGCCTGGGCCGCGGACGTCCCCGCCGGGCTGCCCGCCGACATGGAGCCGCTCGCGCGCTCCCTCGTCGACGTCCTGCTCGCCATGTCGCGGCGGCTCCTCGATCTGGGGCTCGGCTACCTGTCGCTGGACCGGGCAGCGTCGACGCTGTCGACCGGCGAACGTCAGCGGGTGCAGCTCGCCCGCGCCGTGCGCAACGAGACAACCGGGATCCTGTACGTCCTGGACGAGCCGTCCATCGGTCTGCACCCGGCCAACGTCGTCGGCCTGCAGGGCGTGATCGCCGACCTTCTCGCCGACGGCAACTCCGTGGTGCTGGTCGACCACGATCCACTCGTGCTGCGGGAGGCCGCCCACCTCATCGAGATCGGTCCGGGCGCGGGTCGCGACGGCGGCACCGTCATCGCCAGCGGCACCGTCGACGATCTGGACCGCAACCCCGCCTCCCGCATCGGCGGCTACCTGACGGGCCGACGCCGCGTCGTCGCCCGCACCCCCGTCGCCGAGGCGGACGTCTTCGCCCCTGGCACGATCCGGCTGACGACCGGGCCGCTGCACACCGTCTCCGCGCTGGAGGTGGCCATTCCGCGGGGCCGCCTGACTGCCGTCACCGGCGTCTCCGGCTCGGGCAAGACCACGCTCGTCCTCGACGGCCTCGTGCCCGCGGTGCGCGCCGACGGCGCGGCCAGGCCGGGCCACGTCCTGTCCGTGGAGGCCGAGGGGATCGGGCGGGTCGAGGTGGTCGACGCGACGCCCATCGGGATCAACTCCCGCTCCACCGTCGCCACCTACTCCGGGGTCCTCGACGAACTGCGGCGCGCCTATGCGCGCCTGGACTCGGCTGAGGCCGCCGGCCTCGGGGTCGGGGACTTCTCCTACAACACCGGCTCGCTGCGCTGCCAGCGCTGCGAGGGCACCGGGGAGATCAGCCTCGACGTGCAGTTCCTTCCCGACGTCGACATCGCCTGCACCGAGTGCGGCGGTCGTCGCTACGGGCCGGCGGCGGCGCTCCACCGACGACCCTCGGCCGACGGCGGCGGTTCGCTCACGTTGCCCGAACTGCTCGCGTTGACGGTGGACGACGCGCTCCCGCACGTGGCCGACCTCACGAAGGTGGGGGCCCGCCTGGCGGCGCTGCGGGACGTCGGGCTCGGCTACCTCACCCTCGGCGAGGCCACCCCCACGCTGTCCGGTGGCGAGGCGCAGCGGCTCAAGCTCGCCACGGAACTCGGCCGGGCACAGTCGACGACGCTGTTCGTCCTCGACGAGCCGACCGTCGGGCTGCACCCGGACGACGTCGCGGTCCTTCTGGGCGTCCTGCAACGGCTGCTCGACCGGGGCGGCACCGTCGTGGTGATCGAGCACGACCTCGATCTCATCGCCAACGCCGACCACGTCATCGACCTGGGGCCGGGCGGTGGAGCGGCCGGCGGGAGGATCGTCGCGACGGGCACCCCGGCGCAGGTGGCCGCGTCACCCGCCAGCGTGACGGGCCGCTACCTGGCCGGGCACCTGGCCATTCCGGTGGACGGCTACTCGGCCGCCTCCAGCCAGGCCTCCTCCAGTTCGGCCTGA
- a CDS encoding ABC-F family ATP-binding cassette domain-containing protein: MANLVNLESVTHGFGTRILLDNVSLGLGAGDVIGVVGRNGDGKTTLLRILTGDLVPDTGRVTITNNASIGVLTQAGVGDDAQSVRDWIVDGEPDHVWAADAARRGVVEALLPDIELDRTLGSLSGGERRRVGLVAVLLGHHDLIVLDEPTNHLDVEAIAFLAEHLQARIRAGLAMLVVSHDRWFLDAVCNRIWEVHDGIVDPYEGGYAAYVLARVERQRQAAANEARRKNLATKELAWLRRGAPARTAKPKFRIEAANALIAGEPDPRDKFALQQFSVTRLGKDVYDLVDTTYAIGGRTLLDRVNWSIGPGDRIGLVGVNGAGKTSLLDLLADLRQPTGGRIKRGRTLRLAYLSQTVGELDDADRVLSSVKRLKEETRLATGREASASSLLEEFGFTGDKLVARIGDLSGGERRRLQFLRLLLTEPNVLILDEPTNDLDIDTLTVIEDYLDGWPGTLIVVSHDRYFLERITDYTHALMGDGSVALLPGGVDEYLARRARARSVAEAADAAATAAAPAAARSDAAAERQRKKDLARIEGQLDKLSTEIDRLHGAMADAASDFERLGTLDAALRDAQSRQAELEEAWLEAAE, translated from the coding sequence GTGGCGAACCTCGTCAATCTCGAGTCCGTCACCCACGGGTTCGGCACCAGGATCCTGCTCGACAACGTCTCCCTCGGGCTGGGCGCCGGTGACGTCATCGGCGTCGTCGGCCGCAACGGCGACGGCAAGACCACCCTGCTGCGGATCCTGACCGGCGACCTTGTCCCCGACACGGGGCGCGTCACGATCACCAACAACGCCTCCATCGGCGTGCTCACGCAGGCGGGTGTCGGCGACGATGCGCAGAGCGTGCGCGACTGGATCGTCGACGGCGAACCCGACCACGTCTGGGCTGCCGACGCGGCACGTCGCGGCGTCGTCGAAGCGCTGCTTCCCGACATCGAACTCGACCGCACCCTCGGCTCACTGTCCGGAGGCGAACGCCGTCGGGTCGGCCTCGTCGCCGTGCTGCTGGGTCACCACGACCTGATCGTCCTCGACGAGCCCACCAACCACCTGGACGTCGAGGCCATCGCCTTCCTCGCGGAACACCTGCAGGCCCGCATCAGGGCCGGTCTCGCGATGCTGGTCGTGTCGCACGACCGCTGGTTCCTCGACGCCGTCTGCAACCGGATCTGGGAGGTCCACGACGGCATCGTCGACCCGTACGAGGGCGGCTACGCGGCCTACGTGCTGGCGCGGGTCGAGCGGCAACGGCAGGCGGCCGCGAACGAGGCGAGGCGGAAGAACCTCGCGACCAAGGAGCTCGCGTGGCTGCGGCGCGGCGCCCCGGCCCGCACCGCGAAACCGAAGTTCCGGATCGAGGCCGCCAACGCCCTGATCGCCGGGGAACCCGACCCGCGCGACAAGTTTGCGCTGCAGCAGTTCTCCGTCACCCGCCTCGGCAAGGACGTCTACGATCTGGTCGACACGACCTACGCGATCGGCGGACGCACGCTGCTCGACCGGGTGAACTGGTCCATCGGCCCCGGCGACCGGATCGGGCTGGTCGGCGTCAACGGAGCCGGCAAGACGTCGCTGCTCGACCTGCTGGCCGACCTGCGCCAGCCCACCGGCGGGCGGATCAAGCGGGGCAGGACACTCCGGTTGGCCTATCTGTCGCAGACCGTCGGCGAGCTCGACGACGCCGACCGCGTGCTCTCCTCCGTGAAGCGGCTCAAGGAGGAGACGAGGCTCGCCACGGGCCGCGAGGCCAGCGCCTCGTCGCTGCTCGAGGAGTTCGGGTTCACGGGAGACAAGCTGGTCGCCCGCATCGGCGACCTGTCCGGCGGCGAACGCCGTCGGCTCCAGTTCCTGCGGCTGCTGCTCACCGAGCCCAACGTGCTGATCCTCGACGAGCCGACCAACGACCTCGACATCGACACCCTCACCGTCATCGAGGACTACCTCGACGGCTGGCCGGGCACGCTGATCGTCGTCAGCCACGACCGCTACTTCCTGGAGCGGATCACGGACTACACGCACGCGCTGATGGGCGACGGCTCCGTGGCCCTGCTGCCCGGCGGAGTCGACGAGTACCTGGCGCGCCGGGCGCGGGCCAGGTCGGTCGCGGAGGCGGCGGACGCCGCTGCCACGGCGGCGGCCCCCGCGGCTGCCCGGTCGGATGCCGCGGCGGAGCGGCAGCGGAAGAAGGACCTGGCCCGCATCGAGGGCCAGCTCGACAAGCTGTCGACCGAGATCGACCGGCTGCACGGCGCCATGGCCGATGCCGCGTCCGATTTCGAGCGGCTCGGCACCCTCGACGCCGCGCTGCGCGACGCCCAGTCCCGTCAGGCCGAACTGGAGGAGGCCTGGCTGGAGGCGGCCGAGTAG
- a CDS encoding DUF4191 domain-containing protein, with protein MAKSERAKALEAKQKADKIAEKERRKNSTNPADWGRWRQLVETYKVTAKHDKYLHALTIAGGVVPFVIFVVVGIVLKSPWIWAVLGLSAGALGAMLIFAWRARTGVYKRFEGQAGSGEVALQMLPKGWINSPVIAATRSLDVIHRTLGPGGLILIGEGESARLRPLLESEKRKHEQVAYGVDVTVIQMGDHEGQVPLAKLAGHIKKLPKSLTPAKINEVNQRLRALDAMRPKAPIPKGPINTKGARSAMRGR; from the coding sequence ATGGCAAAGAGCGAACGCGCCAAGGCGCTGGAGGCCAAGCAGAAGGCCGACAAGATCGCCGAGAAGGAGCGTAGGAAGAACTCCACGAACCCCGCTGACTGGGGTCGCTGGCGCCAGCTGGTCGAGACCTACAAGGTCACCGCCAAGCACGACAAGTATCTCCACGCGCTCACGATCGCCGGCGGCGTCGTGCCGTTCGTGATCTTTGTCGTCGTCGGCATCGTGCTGAAGTCGCCGTGGATCTGGGCGGTGCTCGGTCTGTCCGCCGGTGCGCTCGGCGCGATGCTGATCTTCGCCTGGCGGGCCCGGACCGGCGTCTACAAGCGCTTCGAGGGTCAGGCCGGCTCCGGCGAGGTGGCGCTGCAGATGCTGCCGAAGGGCTGGATCAACAGCCCCGTCATCGCGGCGACCCGCAGCCTCGACGTCATCCACCGCACGCTGGGCCCCGGTGGCCTGATCCTGATCGGTGAGGGCGAGTCCGCGCGGCTCCGTCCGCTGCTCGAGTCGGAGAAGCGCAAGCACGAGCAGGTGGCCTACGGCGTCGACGTCACCGTCATCCAGATGGGCGACCACGAGGGTCAGGTGCCGCTGGCGAAGCTCGCGGGGCACATCAAGAAGCTGCCGAAGTCGCTGACGCCGGCGAAGATCAACGAGGTCAACCAGCGGCTGCGCGCGCTCGACGCGATGCGTCCCAAGGCGCCGATCCCCAAGGGGCCGATCAACACCAAGGGCGCCCGCAGCGCCATGCGTGGCCGCTGA
- a CDS encoding lipoyl synthase — protein sequence MTAVQPDGRRLLRVEARNAETPIEKKPGWIRTTARMGPNYRDLQEIVTTGDLHTVCQEAGCPNIYECWEDRESTFLIGGDKCTRRCDFCQIESAKPDGYDPAEPLRVAASVKKMGLRYATITGVCRDDLPDEGAWLYAETIRQIHAVNPGVGVEMLAPDFSGRPELLGQLFDAAPEVFAHNVETVPRIFKRIRPGFRYDRSLEVLRMSREAGLVTKSNLILGMGETAKEISEALQDLYDAGAEIITITQYLRPNATLHPIDRWVPPEEFDALAEEAKAIGYSGVLSGPLVRSSYRAGRLYRTAMDARKTSS from the coding sequence GTGACAGCAGTACAGCCGGACGGGCGCCGACTCCTCAGAGTTGAGGCGCGTAACGCGGAGACCCCGATCGAGAAGAAGCCGGGCTGGATCAGGACCACGGCACGGATGGGCCCGAACTACCGGGACCTCCAGGAGATCGTCACGACAGGCGACCTCCACACCGTCTGCCAGGAGGCGGGCTGCCCGAACATCTACGAGTGCTGGGAGGACCGCGAGTCCACCTTCCTCATCGGCGGCGACAAGTGCACCCGCCGCTGCGACTTCTGCCAGATCGAGTCCGCCAAGCCTGACGGCTACGACCCGGCGGAGCCTCTGCGGGTCGCCGCGTCGGTGAAGAAGATGGGGCTGCGCTACGCGACGATCACGGGTGTCTGCCGCGACGACCTCCCCGACGAGGGCGCCTGGCTGTACGCCGAGACGATCCGCCAGATCCACGCCGTTAACCCCGGCGTCGGTGTCGAGATGCTCGCGCCCGACTTCTCGGGTCGGCCCGAACTCCTCGGCCAGCTGTTCGACGCGGCCCCCGAGGTGTTCGCGCACAACGTGGAGACGGTGCCGCGGATCTTCAAGCGCATCCGTCCCGGCTTCCGCTACGACCGTTCGCTCGAGGTGCTGCGTATGTCGCGTGAGGCGGGCCTCGTCACGAAATCGAACCTGATCCTCGGTATGGGCGAGACCGCCAAGGAGATCTCCGAGGCGCTGCAGGACCTGTACGACGCCGGCGCGGAGATCATCACGATCACGCAGTACCTGCGCCCCAACGCGACGCTGCATCCCATCGACCGTTGGGTCCCGCCGGAGGAGTTCGACGCCCTCGCGGAGGAGGCGAAGGCGATCGGATATTCTGGCGTGCTGTCCGGACCGTTGGTGCGTTCGTCGTACCGCGCCGGGCGCCTGTACCGCACGGCGATGGACGCCAGGAAAACCTCGAGCTAG
- the lipB gene encoding lipoyl(octanoyl) transferase LipB → MLTFEYRGLGEAHQLSDYQETWDYQREVHAAVADGLRDDHAIYVEHSPVYTAGRRTDPADHPADGTPVIPVDRGGEITYHGPGQLVGYPILALADGVGVVDYVRALEGAVISLLAGYGIVSGRVAGRTGVWLEASGSRRERKICAIGVRVARRTTMHGFALNVQSSAERFGNIVPCGIHDADVTSIVEELPGAWDVAAVAHDLEPHLIAALAPIRARGDR, encoded by the coding sequence GTGCTGACCTTCGAGTACCGCGGCCTCGGCGAGGCCCACCAGCTCTCCGACTACCAGGAGACCTGGGACTACCAACGCGAGGTGCACGCCGCCGTCGCCGACGGCCTGCGCGACGACCACGCCATCTACGTCGAGCACTCCCCCGTCTACACGGCGGGCCGACGCACCGATCCGGCCGACCACCCGGCCGACGGAACCCCCGTCATCCCCGTCGACCGTGGCGGCGAGATCACCTACCACGGCCCCGGGCAGCTGGTCGGCTACCCGATCCTGGCCCTGGCCGACGGCGTGGGCGTCGTCGACTACGTCCGGGCCCTCGAGGGCGCCGTCATCTCCCTGCTCGCCGGCTACGGCATCGTCTCGGGGCGCGTCGCGGGACGCACCGGCGTCTGGCTGGAGGCCTCCGGCTCCCGGCGTGAACGCAAGATCTGCGCGATCGGGGTCCGGGTGGCGCGACGCACCACGATGCACGGCTTCGCCCTCAACGTGCAGAGCTCAGCGGAACGCTTCGGCAACATCGTGCCGTGCGGGATCCACGACGCCGACGTCACCTCGATCGTGGAGGAACTCCCCGGCGCCTGGGATGTGGCGGCCGTCGCCCACGACCTGGAGCCACACCTGATCGCGGCGCTGGCACCCATCCGCGCCCGCGGCGACCGGTAG
- a CDS encoding DUF554 domain-containing protein, with product MIIGMGTIVNVATVVVGSLLGILLGNRMPEKTRTTITALLGLFTLVIGGFSVVSLASPDLTAAVGSSATILVLAALLIGALLGSWLRIEDRLEQGATWLRSRFTRSGDAARFVDGMVTATLVFCVGPLAILGSISDGLGRGAEQLYVKAVLDGFAAMAFASTLGWGVLASAGAVAVIQGGLTLLGYLAGDVLSAAQVEALTATGGVILLALALRLLDLKPIPVGDLLPALLLAPLFVPLVAAL from the coding sequence GTGATCATCGGCATGGGAACCATCGTCAACGTGGCCACCGTCGTCGTCGGGTCCCTGCTGGGGATCCTGCTCGGCAACCGGATGCCTGAGAAGACGAGGACCACGATCACCGCGTTGCTGGGCCTCTTCACCCTCGTCATCGGCGGCTTCTCGGTCGTCTCGCTCGCGTCGCCCGACCTCACGGCCGCCGTCGGCTCGTCGGCCACCATCCTCGTCCTCGCCGCGCTGCTCATCGGCGCGCTGCTGGGCTCCTGGCTGCGCATCGAGGATCGGCTCGAGCAGGGCGCCACGTGGCTGCGGAGCAGGTTCACCCGCTCCGGCGACGCCGCACGCTTCGTCGACGGCATGGTGACGGCGACGCTGGTCTTCTGCGTCGGCCCCCTGGCGATCCTCGGTTCCATCTCCGACGGCCTGGGCCGCGGCGCCGAGCAGCTCTACGTCAAGGCAGTGCTCGACGGCTTCGCCGCGATGGCGTTCGCCTCGACGCTCGGTTGGGGCGTGCTGGCCTCCGCCGGCGCCGTCGCCGTCATCCAGGGCGGTCTCACGCTGCTCGGCTATCTGGCGGGTGACGTCCTCAGCGCCGCCCAGGTCGAGGCGCTGACCGCCACCGGCGGCGTGATCCTCCTGGCGCTGGCCCTGCGCCTGCTGGACCTGAAGCCGATCCCGGTCGGCGACCTGCTGCCCGCGCTGCTGCTGGCGCCGCTGTTCGTTCCGCTCGTGGCGGCCCTCTGA